The following proteins are co-located in the Dietzia timorensis genome:
- a CDS encoding DUF1330 domain-containing protein, whose amino-acid sequence MSNRRGYAVGHIRDVEFGPDIKKYMETIESTFIPFGGCWVVHGASPEIIEGEWDGDLVIIEFPTLDDARTWYFSSDYQSISKLRENNSTSSIILLEGVPEGYQAIDTVAKLERS is encoded by the coding sequence ATGAGCAATAGGCGTGGTTACGCTGTCGGCCACATTCGAGATGTCGAGTTTGGTCCAGACATCAAGAAGTACATGGAAACGATTGAATCTACCTTCATACCTTTTGGCGGATGCTGGGTCGTACATGGAGCGTCGCCCGAGATCATTGAGGGAGAGTGGGACGGGGATCTCGTCATCATCGAATTCCCAACGTTGGACGATGCACGTACCTGGTATTTTTCTTCGGACTACCAATCCATTTCGAAGCTCCGCGAGAACAACTCCACGTCGAGCATCATTTTGTTAGAAGGGGTGCCGGAGGGCTATCAGGCAATCGATACGGTCGCGAAGCTCGAACGAAGCTGA
- a CDS encoding Ppx/GppA phosphatase family protein, which yields MPDAKPNNVVAAIDCGTNSIRLLVAEVTADTFGNPKLVDLTREMRVIRLGEGVDASGEINPAAIERCREALTDYAATAHKLGATAIRMVATSATRDASNKEDFFGMTAEVLGQHFPGAQAEVISGDTEAELTFAGGVGELDPTEGPFMVTDLGGGSTELVVGSFEDRRPHINSAHSMNIGCVRLTERVLHSQPPEATEVRDAKAIIDESVSEALTHVDAKQARTWVGVAGTFTTLMALALDLDTYEPARIHLSRIPLADLRRVCHSLLGMTSEERSALGPMHVGRADVIGGGALVAMRLADVAESVGIDTLVVSEKDILDGIARSVANLRS from the coding sequence GTGCCGGACGCGAAGCCCAACAACGTTGTCGCCGCCATCGACTGCGGCACCAACTCCATCCGCCTCCTCGTCGCCGAAGTCACTGCCGACACCTTCGGCAACCCGAAGCTCGTCGACCTCACCCGGGAGATGCGCGTCATCCGCCTCGGCGAGGGCGTCGATGCCAGCGGCGAGATCAACCCCGCCGCCATCGAGCGTTGCCGCGAGGCGCTCACCGACTACGCCGCCACCGCCCACAAGCTCGGTGCCACCGCCATCCGCATGGTCGCCACCTCCGCCACCCGCGACGCTTCCAACAAGGAAGACTTCTTCGGCATGACCGCCGAAGTCCTCGGCCAGCACTTCCCGGGCGCCCAAGCCGAGGTCATCTCCGGCGACACCGAGGCCGAGCTCACCTTCGCCGGCGGCGTCGGCGAGCTCGACCCCACAGAAGGCCCGTTCATGGTCACCGACCTCGGCGGCGGCTCCACCGAGCTCGTCGTCGGCAGCTTCGAAGACCGTCGCCCACACATCAACTCGGCGCACTCGATGAACATCGGCTGCGTCCGCCTCACCGAGCGCGTCCTCCACTCGCAGCCGCCCGAGGCCACCGAGGTCCGCGACGCCAAGGCCATCATCGACGAGTCCGTGTCCGAGGCGCTCACCCACGTGGACGCGAAGCAGGCCCGCACCTGGGTCGGCGTCGCCGGCACCTTCACCACGCTCATGGCGCTCGCCCTCGACCTCGACACCTACGAGCCCGCGCGCATCCACCTCTCTCGCATTCCTCTGGCGGACCTGCGCCGCGTCTGTCACAGCCTCCTAGGTATGACGTCGGAGGAACGCAGCGCCCTCGGCCCCATGCATGTGGGCCGCGCCGACGTCATCGGCGGGGGAGCGCTGGTCGCTATGCGCCTCGCAGACGTCGCCGAGTCCGTCGGAATCGACACCCTCGTTGTCAGCGAAAAGGACATCCTCGACGGCATCGCTCGCTCCGTCGCAAATTTGCGCAGCTAG
- a CDS encoding DUF501 domain-containing protein, with protein sequence MSNETTPGNQVDQADLDAVAKQLGREPRGVLEISYRSPDGQPGVVKTAPKLDDGTPFPTLYYLTDQRLTAEASRLESKGVMRQMSDRLTKDKDLAADYQKAHERYLEKRNAIEDLGTDFSGGGMPERVKCLHVLIAYALAEGPGVIRLGDESVALAADGDSNLRGTAIPKDWPTAADLGIDADANDLNAAGE encoded by the coding sequence GTGAGCAACGAAACTACCCCTGGAAATCAGGTCGATCAGGCAGACCTCGACGCCGTAGCCAAGCAGCTCGGCCGCGAGCCCCGCGGTGTTCTCGAGATCTCCTACCGCAGCCCCGATGGCCAGCCGGGCGTGGTCAAGACGGCTCCCAAGCTCGACGACGGTACGCCGTTTCCGACGCTTTACTACCTCACCGATCAACGACTCACTGCCGAGGCGAGCCGGCTCGAGTCCAAGGGCGTCATGCGGCAGATGTCCGACCGGCTCACAAAAGACAAAGACCTCGCTGCCGACTACCAGAAGGCCCACGAGCGCTACCTCGAAAAGCGCAACGCCATCGAGGACCTCGGCACCGACTTCTCCGGCGGCGGAATGCCTGAACGCGTCAAGTGCCTCCACGTCCTCATCGCCTACGCGCTCGCCGAAGGCCCGGGGGTCATCCGTCTCGGTGACGAATCCGTCGCCCTCGCCGCAGACGGCGACTCGAACCTCCGCGGCACGGCGATCCCGAAGGACTGGCCCACTGCCGCCGATCTCGGCATCGACGCCGACGCCAACGACCTCAACGCTGCGGGGGAGTAG
- a CDS encoding GIY-YIG nuclease family protein → MRGVGETVWRVQRGEHAVVTAEPSNITEFILEGVSFDVRETGSIAPNFRPGESRCGIYRLVFSDGQRYIGQARDVVKRFATHRGNHSDIEKIEFFHCPLDSLDEFEQMLITHSEKNYSLRNIMLTNKPAGRSDYSITLEEGRSIDLPWDRDRRPRAAGLSGSSSIEKLQRLSSTPIHTYDILRAVLGWYVAETIPAPELSVKQLWISSCLPSTNSRPDFYRTASISCGNIETLVCMVERLEDGDWAAPAFINTSPIENAESLEGNRNEFRTQVSSYREKSVLTWHFDLDTLFAISQGTYEFPHTALLLDAAYDLNVRMMRRGSTMYSRFHSSELGDEVLRTARGRTPAM, encoded by the coding sequence ATGCGCGGCGTCGGCGAAACTGTCTGGCGCGTTCAAAGAGGGGAACATGCAGTGGTGACGGCAGAACCGAGCAATATTACCGAATTCATTCTTGAAGGGGTGTCGTTCGACGTTCGCGAGACTGGTAGCATTGCTCCAAATTTCAGGCCAGGCGAAAGTCGGTGTGGAATTTATCGACTGGTCTTTTCCGATGGGCAGCGGTACATAGGCCAGGCCAGAGACGTAGTCAAGCGCTTCGCAACCCACCGGGGAAATCATTCCGATATTGAGAAGATTGAGTTCTTCCACTGTCCATTGGACTCGCTCGACGAATTCGAGCAAATGTTGATCACGCATTCCGAGAAGAACTACTCACTTCGAAACATCATGTTGACCAACAAGCCCGCAGGCCGAAGCGATTACTCGATCACGCTCGAGGAGGGCAGGAGTATCGATCTGCCGTGGGATCGCGACCGCCGACCTCGCGCGGCGGGACTCTCTGGATCGTCCTCGATCGAGAAGCTTCAACGTCTCTCGTCGACGCCCATACATACCTACGACATCCTCCGCGCTGTTCTCGGCTGGTATGTCGCGGAGACGATCCCGGCACCCGAACTATCCGTGAAACAGCTCTGGATCTCTTCGTGCCTGCCGTCGACCAATAGCCGTCCAGATTTCTATCGCACCGCGTCCATCAGTTGCGGCAACATCGAAACTCTTGTTTGCATGGTCGAGCGTCTAGAGGACGGTGATTGGGCGGCTCCGGCGTTCATAAACACCTCTCCAATCGAAAACGCCGAATCGCTGGAGGGGAACAGGAATGAGTTCCGAACCCAGGTGAGTAGCTATCGCGAGAAGTCGGTGCTCACCTGGCACTTCGACCTCGATACGCTATTCGCGATCTCGCAGGGCACCTACGAGTTTCCACACACTGCCCTGCTGTTGGACGCCGCTTATGACCTCAACGTACGCATGATGCGTCGTGGCTCAACAATGTATTCGAGATTTCACAGCAGCGAGCTCGGCGACGAAGTTCTACGCACGGCCCGTGGGCGGACGCCCGCAATGTAA
- a CDS encoding FtsB family cell division protein, with translation MAGSRGPASGSTRRPAKPAPSRRSASQLAGRSNRARREAGGRTGMSGKLSQSGRPQSGRSQSSRSSQAGRPLQVRNEAENTVLGPRGYALRRIGILAVVMVFLIVSISVPVSNHYESVDQARALSSERAALESEISKLQQEKNKLNDPEYIQAQARQRFGAVKPGETPYRVVDDATAERAAAAAAAEEEANRKPWNETLWGSISGNRGED, from the coding sequence ATGGCAGGCAGCCGCGGCCCGGCAAGTGGCTCGACCAGGCGGCCGGCGAAGCCCGCGCCTTCGCGCCGCTCCGCGTCCCAGCTCGCCGGCAGGTCGAACCGCGCCCGCCGCGAGGCAGGCGGCCGGACGGGGATGAGCGGCAAGCTCAGCCAGTCGGGCCGTCCCCAGTCCGGGCGCTCGCAGTCTTCCCGTTCCTCGCAGGCCGGTCGGCCGTTGCAGGTCCGCAACGAGGCCGAGAACACGGTCCTCGGCCCGCGCGGCTACGCGTTGCGCCGCATCGGCATCCTCGCCGTGGTCATGGTGTTCCTCATCGTGTCGATCTCGGTGCCCGTGAGCAACCACTACGAGTCTGTCGACCAGGCCCGCGCCCTGTCGTCCGAGCGCGCGGCGCTCGAGTCGGAGATCTCGAAGCTCCAGCAGGAGAAGAACAAGCTCAACGACCCCGAGTACATCCAGGCGCAGGCGCGCCAGCGCTTCGGCGCCGTCAAGCCGGGGGAGACGCCCTACCGCGTCGTCGACGATGCCACCGCAGAGCGCGCTGCAGCCGCAGCCGCCGCGGAGGAAGAGGCGAACCGCAAGCCGTGGAACGAAACCCTCTGGGGCTCGATCTCCGGCAACCGCGGCGAGGATTAG
- the eno gene encoding phosphopyruvate hydratase encodes MAAIEQVGAREILDSRGNPTIEVEVALDDGTVSRAAVPSGASTGEHEAVELRDGGDRYLGKGVQQAVDQVLDVLAPAVIGIPAEYQREVDLELIDADGTPDKSKAGANAILGVSLAVAKAAAESSNLELYRYLGGPNAHLLPVPMMNILNGGAHADSGVDVQEFMIAPVGAPTFKEALRWGAEVYHALKAVLKAKGLSTGLGDEGGFAPSVDSTAAALDLIAEAIEKAGYTLGEDIALALDVAASEFHENGVYNFEGGQRSAAEMSKVYGELVAKYPIVSIEDPLDEDDWDGWATLTAEIGDKVQLVGDDLFVTNPERLADGIDKDIANALLVKVNQIGTLTETFDAVDLAHRNGYKTMMSHRSGETEDTTIADLAVACGCGQIKTGAPARSERVAKYNQLLRIEDDLGDSARYAGRAAFPRFGK; translated from the coding sequence ATGGCCGCAATCGAACAGGTTGGAGCGCGGGAGATCCTCGACTCGCGAGGAAACCCGACTATCGAGGTCGAGGTCGCGCTGGACGACGGGACCGTCTCGCGCGCCGCAGTGCCCTCGGGCGCATCCACCGGCGAGCACGAGGCCGTCGAGCTGCGTGACGGCGGCGACCGTTACCTGGGCAAGGGCGTGCAGCAGGCCGTCGACCAGGTGCTCGACGTGCTTGCCCCCGCCGTGATCGGCATTCCCGCCGAGTACCAGCGCGAGGTCGACCTCGAGCTCATCGACGCCGATGGCACCCCGGACAAGTCGAAGGCCGGCGCCAACGCCATCCTCGGTGTCTCGCTCGCCGTGGCGAAGGCAGCTGCAGAATCCTCGAACCTCGAGCTCTACCGCTACCTCGGCGGGCCGAACGCCCACCTGCTGCCGGTGCCGATGATGAACATCCTCAACGGTGGCGCCCACGCCGATTCGGGTGTCGACGTGCAGGAGTTCATGATCGCCCCCGTTGGCGCGCCGACCTTCAAGGAGGCGCTGCGCTGGGGCGCGGAGGTCTACCACGCGCTCAAGGCAGTGCTCAAGGCCAAGGGCCTGTCCACCGGTCTCGGTGACGAGGGCGGCTTCGCCCCGTCTGTCGATTCCACTGCCGCCGCGCTCGACCTCATCGCCGAGGCCATCGAGAAGGCCGGTTACACCCTCGGCGAGGACATCGCGCTCGCGCTCGACGTCGCGGCGTCGGAGTTCCACGAGAACGGCGTCTACAACTTCGAGGGCGGCCAGCGCAGCGCCGCCGAGATGTCGAAGGTGTACGGCGAGCTCGTCGCCAAGTACCCGATCGTCTCCATCGAGGATCCGCTCGACGAGGACGACTGGGACGGCTGGGCCACCCTCACCGCCGAGATCGGCGACAAGGTTCAGCTCGTGGGCGACGACCTGTTCGTCACCAACCCGGAGCGCCTCGCCGACGGCATCGACAAGGACATCGCGAACGCGCTGCTGGTCAAGGTCAACCAGATCGGCACGCTCACCGAGACGTTTGACGCGGTCGATCTCGCGCACCGCAACGGCTACAAGACGATGATGTCCCACCGCTCCGGCGAGACCGAGGACACCACGATCGCCGATCTCGCTGTCGCGTGCGGCTGCGGCCAGATCAAGACGGGCGCCCCGGCGCGTTCGGAGCGCGTGGCCAAGTACAACCAGCTGCTGCGCATAGAGGACGATCTCGGCGATTCGGCCCGCTACGCCGGCCGCGCCGCGTTCCCGCGCTTCGGCAAGTAG
- a CDS encoding DedA family protein — protein MPDLVALIESVSDKALLVIVVMALAAMVEAALGLGVFIPGETVVVIGATVLAHASGWWVALGVFMVAVGATAGDHFGWFVGRKVGEPIGRSRAVESIGFDKWERAMQAVQHQRLVPLIVVRQLPGVRTLVAAACGAAGVTYARFATASVLGALIWALLWVGGGALVGHTVIDILGPLLPIALLAWILVILGLFLRKRLKARRDNTQA, from the coding sequence ATGCCTGATTTAGTAGCCCTTATCGAGTCCGTGTCGGATAAGGCCCTCCTCGTGATCGTCGTGATGGCGCTCGCAGCGATGGTCGAGGCGGCGCTCGGACTCGGCGTGTTCATCCCCGGCGAGACCGTCGTCGTCATCGGCGCGACCGTGCTCGCGCACGCCAGCGGCTGGTGGGTCGCGCTCGGCGTTTTCATGGTCGCGGTCGGTGCCACCGCGGGCGACCATTTCGGCTGGTTCGTCGGCCGCAAGGTCGGCGAACCCATCGGCCGATCGCGCGCGGTCGAATCCATCGGTTTCGATAAATGGGAACGGGCGATGCAGGCAGTGCAGCACCAGCGCCTCGTGCCGCTCATCGTCGTGCGGCAGCTACCCGGCGTGCGCACGCTCGTCGCGGCGGCATGCGGGGCGGCCGGCGTCACCTACGCCCGCTTCGCCACCGCGTCGGTCCTCGGTGCGCTCATCTGGGCGCTGCTGTGGGTCGGCGGCGGCGCGCTCGTCGGCCACACCGTGATCGACATCCTCGGCCCGCTCCTACCCATCGCCCTTCTCGCGTGGATCCTCGTGATTCTCGGCCTCTTCCTCCGCAAACGCCTCAAGGCGCGGAGGGATAACACCCAAGCCTGA
- a CDS encoding sensor histidine kinase, with product MTRLPRRPLASPLTFAGLGATCGVAWSLTFGPWSTVALAVWGALSVVLAYLLIERPAARNFGAAFAALFVSTAIVSGIVSEATSSPSTSPVDVTLLTGTKLLVGIALVVMVVLLIRTFTEAARHRQLGWKLAESVAAEESLRTRSLLLSERSNLAGEIHDTIGHRLAYTSLALGTLSQSPGVDEEARAEIDRIRSEVAESTEELGRTIALLRSSEPPTAPADDSPGDAIERIRAEGIEVVVAGPLPTAVSAHVRTTLARILLEAAANSARHSGGAPLSVRSEASVSTLRFRVATPLDDAGRADPPQPSGSSGTGLASLAQRVRILGGEFSYGPQPAADPTSFVLEATLRLDAEPAAPEPAPGIAVLDQAAESRRHTRRVVLTSLAAIGALLLCGGIIAVSVVGYRTMVGVLPEEDFSKIHVGMPEAEALDLLPAVQMVEPPRSADAEIMDCRYYESEVSWFRRTEVFEVCLDNGQVQLTRTISAPAPQ from the coding sequence ATGACTCGCCTCCCCCGTCGCCCCCTCGCCTCACCGCTGACCTTCGCCGGCCTCGGCGCGACCTGCGGCGTCGCATGGTCTCTTACCTTCGGGCCGTGGTCCACGGTGGCCCTCGCCGTGTGGGGCGCGCTCAGCGTCGTCCTCGCCTATCTTCTTATCGAGCGACCTGCCGCCCGCAACTTCGGCGCCGCCTTCGCGGCGTTGTTCGTGTCCACCGCGATCGTGTCCGGGATTGTCAGCGAGGCCACCAGCTCTCCGTCGACATCGCCCGTGGACGTGACGTTGTTGACGGGCACAAAACTCCTCGTCGGGATCGCGCTCGTGGTGATGGTGGTACTCCTGATCCGCACGTTCACCGAAGCGGCCCGCCACCGGCAGCTCGGCTGGAAACTCGCCGAGTCGGTCGCCGCCGAGGAGTCCCTTCGCACGCGCAGCCTGCTGCTCTCCGAGCGCTCGAACCTCGCCGGGGAGATTCACGACACCATCGGCCACCGACTCGCCTACACCTCCCTCGCACTCGGCACGCTGTCGCAGTCCCCCGGCGTGGATGAGGAGGCGCGCGCCGAGATCGACCGGATTCGCTCCGAGGTCGCCGAATCCACCGAGGAACTCGGCCGCACCATCGCGCTCCTGCGCAGTAGCGAACCGCCGACCGCGCCCGCGGACGATTCGCCGGGCGACGCAATCGAGCGCATCCGCGCCGAGGGCATCGAGGTCGTCGTCGCCGGTCCTCTACCTACGGCGGTCTCCGCCCACGTCCGCACCACTCTCGCCCGAATCCTGCTGGAGGCCGCTGCCAATTCCGCCCGTCATTCCGGCGGCGCGCCCCTTTCGGTGCGGTCCGAGGCGTCCGTCTCCACGCTCCGCTTTCGCGTCGCCACACCGCTGGATGACGCCGGACGCGCCGATCCTCCCCAGCCCTCGGGGTCCTCCGGCACGGGTTTGGCGTCGCTCGCGCAGCGCGTGCGCATTCTCGGCGGCGAATTCTCCTACGGTCCGCAGCCGGCCGCCGATCCGACCTCGTTCGTGCTCGAGGCGACGCTACGGCTCGATGCCGAGCCCGCCGCGCCCGAGCCGGCCCCGGGCATCGCCGTCCTCGATCAGGCGGCCGAGTCCCGTCGCCACACCCGTCGTGTCGTCCTCACCTCCCTCGCCGCTATCGGCGCTCTACTTTTGTGTGGCGGCATCATCGCCGTGTCCGTGGTCGGTTATCGCACCATGGTCGGGGTGCTACCGGAGGAGGATTTCTCGAAGATCCACGTGGGGATGCCCGAGGCCGAGGCGCTTGACCTGCTGCCGGCGGTACAGATGGTGGAGCCGCCGCGTTCTGCGGACGCCGAGATCATGGACTGCCGCTATTACGAATCCGAGGTCAGCTGGTTCCGGCGGACCGAGGTGTTCGAGGTATGCCTCGACAACGGCCAGGTTCAATTGACTCGGACGATCTCGGCGCCCGCGCCGCAATAG
- a CDS encoding response regulator transcription factor, translating to MHTADNEGFGPVRVLLVDDDAMVREHLSSLLSAGSSVEVVAAVPNINEAVEVLRSHSVDVALLDIRMPGTDGISGLPRLLEVRPELPAAMLTTFGDDAYIRGAVAAGARGFLLKTDSPADIVRAVTALHAGGAFFTPRAARWLVRAEAASRHERDDEAAGLIAGLPPHQRRMLSLVAQGLSNREIATELGLATGTVKQYLSSAFAAIGADNRVQAAIMAHRVEGL from the coding sequence ATGCACACTGCTGACAACGAGGGCTTCGGGCCTGTGCGCGTTCTCCTCGTCGACGACGATGCGATGGTTCGCGAGCATCTGTCCTCGCTCCTTTCGGCGGGATCCTCCGTGGAGGTAGTCGCCGCGGTGCCAAATATCAATGAAGCTGTCGAGGTGCTTCGTTCTCATTCCGTGGACGTTGCCCTCCTCGATATTCGAATGCCCGGAACCGACGGCATCTCCGGACTTCCCCGGCTACTCGAGGTCCGACCGGAACTCCCCGCGGCCATGCTCACCACATTCGGCGATGACGCGTACATCCGCGGAGCGGTGGCGGCCGGTGCGCGAGGCTTTCTTCTCAAGACAGACTCCCCGGCCGATATCGTCCGCGCGGTCACTGCTCTGCATGCAGGCGGCGCTTTCTTCACCCCACGCGCGGCTCGTTGGCTGGTCCGGGCGGAGGCCGCATCCCGGCACGAGCGAGACGACGAAGCCGCCGGGCTCATCGCCGGGCTACCGCCACATCAACGCCGAATGCTCTCCCTGGTCGCCCAGGGATTGTCGAATCGTGAGATCGCCACCGAGCTCGGCCTCGCAACTGGCACGGTCAAGCAATATCTGTCCAGCGCGTTCGCGGCTATCGGAGCGGATAACCGGGTGCAGGCGGCCATCATGGCCCACCGCGTCGAGGGACTCTAG
- a CDS encoding RES family NAD+ phosphorylase, translated as MSRKRAKVPLPPSVLDWSDHHLVAFEDELFRIYRTAGNYPVEWNTFREYGPVATSRWDPHPLPSGIHPSHAIMYCACSLPTALAEVFQDARHVDLVANSPRLTIWKPSRPLTLLNLTSTSSWTLQNGAAHSLNSLQDIALSQQWARAIFAADINDELDGLLVESTMTGHDSVVLFKPAEESLPVAPTADAPLAAQHARLLIKAAAKEIGYSVDG; from the coding sequence GTGAGTCGGAAACGAGCCAAGGTTCCGCTGCCACCGTCTGTACTCGATTGGTCCGATCACCATCTCGTCGCATTCGAAGACGAATTGTTCAGGATCTATCGAACTGCTGGGAATTACCCGGTGGAGTGGAATACGTTTCGGGAGTACGGGCCCGTAGCCACGTCCCGGTGGGATCCACATCCACTTCCCTCCGGCATCCATCCAAGCCACGCGATTATGTACTGTGCGTGTTCGCTTCCCACTGCGCTGGCGGAGGTATTCCAAGACGCTCGTCACGTGGACTTGGTAGCCAATTCCCCTCGGCTCACAATTTGGAAGCCCTCGCGGCCTCTCACCCTGCTCAATCTGACCTCTACCTCGTCGTGGACGCTGCAGAACGGGGCGGCTCATTCTCTGAATTCGCTTCAAGACATCGCTCTTTCGCAGCAGTGGGCCAGAGCCATCTTCGCCGCGGACATCAACGACGAATTGGACGGTCTTCTCGTGGAGTCCACCATGACCGGGCATGACTCCGTCGTGCTGTTCAAACCTGCCGAAGAGTCGCTTCCTGTAGCTCCCACAGCTGACGCTCCGTTGGCGGCGCAGCACGCGCGACTACTGATCAAAGCCGCAGCCAAAGAGATCGGATACTCCGTCGATGGGTGA
- a CDS encoding MerR family transcriptional regulator: MERKLGPRARSSASVLGDEFRGRMYSISEVVELTGMSQHTLRLYEREGFFVNKVQRDSRGNRAYDESDVDWLQRLGILRAAGMPIAEISRYVQLVRADSPDENRIEILANHRERVLQELRDAQERLGLMDDKIALYRARLDEGGRGAPWPEAKPDGEAGDG, translated from the coding sequence ATGGAAAGGAAGCTAGGGCCTCGAGCGAGGTCTAGCGCAAGCGTTCTTGGAGATGAATTTAGGGGGCGGATGTATTCGATAAGTGAGGTCGTCGAGCTGACTGGCATGAGTCAGCACACTCTTCGCCTTTATGAACGTGAAGGATTTTTCGTCAACAAGGTCCAAAGAGATTCACGAGGCAACAGGGCGTATGACGAAAGCGACGTGGACTGGCTACAAAGGCTCGGCATCCTTCGCGCAGCGGGAATGCCGATTGCGGAGATTTCTAGATACGTACAGCTCGTCCGTGCGGATTCGCCTGACGAGAATCGAATAGAGATACTGGCCAACCATCGTGAACGCGTCCTTCAAGAACTTCGCGACGCTCAAGAACGACTCGGCCTGATGGACGACAAGATCGCGCTGTATCGCGCGCGTCTCGACGAAGGCGGCAGGGGCGCGCCTTGGCCCGAGGCGAAACCCGATGGCGAAGCCGGCGACGGCTAA
- a CDS encoding SDR family NAD(P)-dependent oxidoreductase, which translates to MNRFQGKTILITGGTSGIGLAGAAKLADEGADVIVTGRSTEHLARAAEVLGDRAMVVNDDQLSPESPQRLARVAREAGGLDGIWLNAGYAAASPIEDLTRSETESMFAVNTVAPMLQMGALSPMVRSGGSVLVTSSTATYEGGKDLSLYSATKAALLSSARCWATELSPRNIRVNTLVPGPITSNLRTGLPAEIRSTFESELADQVLLRRVGDAKEAAAFAAFLLSDDASFVTGSSHYVDGGLLLH; encoded by the coding sequence ATGAACAGATTTCAGGGAAAGACTATCCTCATTACCGGTGGAACGAGTGGCATCGGACTCGCCGGCGCGGCCAAGCTTGCCGACGAGGGTGCCGATGTCATCGTCACCGGTCGCTCGACCGAACACCTTGCACGAGCCGCTGAAGTACTAGGCGACCGCGCGATGGTGGTCAACGACGACCAGCTCTCACCGGAGTCGCCCCAACGTCTCGCTCGTGTTGCCCGCGAGGCCGGTGGTCTCGACGGGATCTGGCTCAATGCCGGCTACGCGGCCGCTTCACCCATCGAAGACCTCACTAGGTCGGAAACAGAGTCGATGTTCGCCGTCAACACAGTTGCTCCCATGCTGCAGATGGGTGCGCTTTCCCCAATGGTCCGAAGCGGCGGATCCGTACTGGTCACATCCTCGACGGCGACGTACGAGGGCGGCAAGGACCTGTCGCTGTACTCAGCCACTAAGGCCGCATTACTCAGTTCTGCCAGATGCTGGGCCACCGAGCTCTCGCCGCGCAACATTCGCGTCAACACTCTCGTTCCTGGACCAATCACTTCAAACCTGCGAACAGGGCTGCCGGCGGAAATCAGATCTACCTTCGAATCGGAGTTGGCCGATCAGGTGCTCCTCCGCCGGGTTGGCGACGCGAAAGAGGCGGCCGCCTTCGCAGCGTTCTTACTGTCGGACGACGCGAGTTTCGTCACCGGAAGTAGCCACTATGTCGACGGCGGACTTCTCCTCCACTAA